One genomic region from Nymphaea colorata isolate Beijing-Zhang1983 chromosome 10, ASM883128v2, whole genome shotgun sequence encodes:
- the LOC116262840 gene encoding uncharacterized protein LOC116262840, protein MTAASALSLALPVASVNRRQAVISASAKPSNVTPALPAQAPIGIKAASPPSPLKEQAVTGLTALALTAAMVVPEMAEAAQPGLSPSLKNFLLSIISGGVVVGVIIGAVIGVANFDPVKRT, encoded by the coding sequence ATGACAGCAGCTTCTGCCCTCTCTCTGGCACTGCCAGTGGCTTCCGTCAACCGGAGGCAAGCTGTCATCTCAGCTTCTGCTAAGCCATCCAATGTAACCCCGGCGTTGCCGGCGCAGGCCCCCATCGGAATCAAGGCAGCGTCTCCTCCCTCCCCACTGAAGGAGCAGGCAGTCACCGGCCTGACTGCGCTGGCCTTGACAGCTGCGATGGTAGTCCCCGAGATGGCAGAGGCGGCGCAGCCCGGACTGTCACCTTCTCTAAAGAACTTCCTGCTCAGCATAATCTCAGGCGGCGTGGTGGTCGGAGTCATCATCGGTGCGGTGATCGGCGTCGCCAACTTCGACCCTGTCAAGAGGACGTAG